gcAACGTGGAAAGTGCTTGTTTCTCTCGTCGTCACACCGATTTTGTACATGTCGTACGCAGGGATTGCGACTGCATTCGTGTGGCGAAAGCCCAACGTTCGCCTTATCCACAAGCGTCTTATGCCACTCTACGTACTTATTGGATTGCCATGCATGGCGTACTCGACGCTCAAATTTAGCGAGGTGGGGATCGACGTGTACAAATCGTTGCCACCGCTCCTTTCTTCCCTCGTGCCAGGCAGGCGCAAAGTGGTTGACGCATTGCAGCAAGAACGGCAAAGCCTTGCAGAGCAAATGTATGCGGTGATTGAGGAGCTCGGGCCGGATGTGTTTAATATGGACGATATCCACATGCAGACACCGTCGgcgagtgcgccgccgccggacGAACAGACCCAGGATACGATGCTTTTCCGGGGCCGAACTCTTTCGGAGCGCGGATCGCTCTCGCACCCGCTAACCTTTATTGACGAACTCGTATTTGGATGGGGAAGCGCGAGGCGGCAAAGGGATAGCGAGTACGAGACCTTGCTTGATGAAGACAACGTGAATGAGGCGGAAATGCATGACGTTGTACAAGCTGGACTGGACCAGGCTTCGGAGAAACGCCGTCGCCGGTCCAACTCCCAGGACTAccggctgcgccgctcaccTTTGGCGGAAGTATACGCATTTTCCAGCGCGAACAATAATGCGACGCCCAAGTAGTTAGTCTTTTTTTGATAACGTAGTAGATACATGCAGCACTGCACATTGGTTGAGGGTTGGGAGTGCGGTACGAAGCGTAACATTTGCCGCTTGCTGTGTACGCATGCAGCTCACTACATAGTACTAAGACCCGCCATTTTACAGCGTAATAGCTTCCTAACAACTACGCAATTGTAATATCCTACTTGCGGATCTCAAATGGGAACGGCAGCGACGACGTACTCACGTCATGGTCCTTGATATACATCATATCCACGTTTTCCACATGTGCATGACTCGGACCCGTGTGCAAAAATGTGCGTCTGTTGTTAGCAAATCTCTCTCGCGCACAGTTTGGCAATGGGatccgcggcgccagcggcTTCGCCTACAACGGAACCATCCGAGTCATTGCGCACCCATCCACGCAGACCAAGCGTGTGCGCTTCACTCATGGTACTCTTGCGAAAAGTGACACCCTGCACAGACCCAGTAACTAGTGTAAGCGCTCATGACAGCGTACCGCGAAAGTAAATGTACGACGAGGACATGCTTGCGAACGCACGAATACAAGCAGGCGTGCACGGTTGGCACAGTGGTTAGTAAGCAACACaaccgcgcgcgcgcgcgtctttgGAGTCCGCCATGGCGTCCACACCGCGGAAAACCTCGACGCCGATCCGGCGTATTTCGAGCGGCTCTTTCTTGCCGCTCGGATCGCGGTCACAGCATCCGCATACCCCGCTGTCTTTTCTTGCGGACGAAGCGCTGCCTATCCTTGCCGAGGAGATgagtgcgctgcaagagaATTTGCAGCAGACGCTTGAGATCCAGCATGCGCTTTCGACGTTTAACGAGGGATTTGCGACGTTTTTGTATGGGATTAAAATGAACGCATTCTGTGTAGAGTGGCCGGAGGCACCATCCGAAGAGGATATTCTGCGTGTCCAGGCACGGCGTGGTATGTTGTGGAGTTTGCTCACGTTAGCACTTTCGGCCGCAGTACCGATGCCCGCACAAGTAGAATACGATGCAGAGGCGGACCAGACATACAGGACAGATACGGATGCGGAAAGCGGGCCAATTCGGCAACGCAAGCAATCGgtgcgccaaagcacgGTACCGCGTGCCCAACAAACAGCGAAAGAGTCGCGCGCGTTGTTGCGGTCTAGTAAGAGTGTTTCTAAAAGCACCACGTCGACCGCTCCTGTAAGTCCCCCAAAACAACGCATTCCAACTGCCCTtcagcggcggcgcaaggtacGTCATTGCGCTCTACTCACTATAGGCATTTGCCGACCAAGTGTTGGATACAATGCCGCTCGAATACCGGAATGGAGAACAGGTATGGTTGCTCTAACGCTCACACACAGCAACGCGAGGTAGTTCAGAGTGTgattcttgcgctgctttctgCAAGTGGCACAGGCTTGCGCGGTATGTGTATATCCATGCTCACCCTAGTTGCGGATATTGCAAAACAGCCCGTGCTGCCAGCAGGCAAAGTCAACAAAGCTTTGATTGCACTACTTGCCGCAAACCATGTGGTACGCGCCTCGAATAATGTATGTGTATGTTTATACTGACCGCAGGGCGTCGTCTATCGACTTAATCAGCAGCGGTACCCGGATGCTCCATAGATTAAAGgcccgcgtcgcgcatccAACGCTCAACTTCCTTAATTAAGCCTTCCTTTTCATTCCATTCGTCTGGCATCATGGTCGccttctttgcgccgcgcatggcatCGGCCCACTCAGGCGCCTGAGAAGTGGTTTGCGGAATGACTAAAACGGGCGTGTTGGATGGCCAGTCTGCGCCATCGACCAGTTCGGTCTTGTCAGGGTGCAGCATAACAAGGCCAGACATGGGGCCACGCTTTCCAAAAAAGAGACCGCCCGTGCCGAGATAGGACGGCACCACCGCGTTCCCCTGATCGCGCAAGAAGACAACCGGCTGACGCTGGAGGGAGCTAAGGCGGACCTGCTCCGTGACCTCGTCGGCAAGCATCTTTTCGTTCGAAACATCTTTTTGCGGGTTTTTGGGCAACTCCACATTCAGATCAATACAATCGTAGCCCGCCTCGCGGAAGTACATGATCCATGATTGCcagtcgctgcgcttcaCGCCAAGTGGGCCCGCGCTCACAAACACGAGCGTGTACGGCTGCTTCGTCATTGCTGCAGGAGAAGCCTCGCGCAAAATGGAGCCAGAATCAGTCGTGCTAAGCAGATTGCCGTTGCGCGCACTCGTAAAGAAACCAAGCATGGAAGCAGAGAGTGTGGCCGCAAAGAACGGTGCCTTACTCCATGGGGAGAAGCGTTGGTGGATCCGAGGCgagcgcacagcagcacGAGATCCGCACGTACGAATCCCTGCACGAGCACCTTCACATGAAAATGCATGCAGACTGAGACGTGCAGGCTGCAAACCCCGGCTCAAAAGTGGGGCAGACATCGTAGGTGGAGAGGCAAGGAGCGGCCCGGGACAAAGAACATCACGTGGTCCGTGCGTAACAAGGCACAATCGTTTCTTTCACAATGCAGTGTCCTCGCTGCACAAACGTATATAGAGTCGTGTAGGGTGAGATCAGTTGGTATCATGTCACTGTTGAAATTACTATTACCACCGTTGTTCCAGCTACTATGCCTCATTTTGGTTTTCATCTCGCTCCTAAGCCCCGCACCGTACCACAGCTCAAGCATCTCGTTGATCTACATCAGCCCTGCGCCAATGAAAAATGCGACACGCACGCCAACAGTGTCTACAGAGGTAGCAACCGTCGAAGATGTGTCTAGCATCCACCCCAGCTTGACAGTATCGCCATTCCCGTCCAATACAGATATGCAAGCCAATACCATGGAGCTTGGATTCCCTTCGGCAACGCTCGCAAAGAGTCAAACAAGTGAGCCCAGTGCCCGCTTGCgtatgcagcgccgcgacatAAGCAGTGTGGCAGGACAGCAGCCCATGAGCAACATTCGATTCTCGATAGGGCTCCTTGGCTCTTGCTACACAAATGCAGACAATGTATATGAATGCACGTCTGCGCGTATCCCACCACACTTTAATACATCCATGCTGGAAAATAATGCCGGAGTGCACATGAACACCGAAGGATTGCCGCAAAAGCTTGGGATCGAGCCGGTGCTGGTGCTTCTTTGCTTTCTCGTCTTATGCTGCACTAGTGCATGGCATTTTCGGCGCGTACATCGCCAGGCAACAAAAAAAACAATGTCCTCAGCACGCTTGATACTCACATATAGAGTGATTACGCATGTACAGGATGTGATGGCGCTTGTCCTCCTGCTTGATATAATCGCGCTGCGTGTACACATCGCACGTGCTGCCGACGAGTTCAATACGCTCAACAAGGACCAAGCGTTGGGCCCAGCTGCGCTTTCTCAACCATCGCAGATACCATTATCCTTGACAGCAAATGCCGGAACTGCGTTTAGCTGCATATGTTTCTCAGCAATTGTGTTTGCACTTTTGTCTGCGTGGGAGCGGCACTGCCTAAAGCGAGAAACCAAAacagatgcagcgcatcatgACGCCCCCATGTGGTGGTCGCGCCTCacatgcgctcctctttcCGAGTTCGTGCATCCCAAGAAACGTTTAAGCATATCTGCGCCAATGCCCATATCGTCTGTGCCAAAGTACACGCCGTATGCGCCGCCTTGACGGTTCAGGCACATTTAGTAAAATCGTATGTGAGGTCCCGCGTAGTTGCGCAACGACACATCTACGTACAACAATGGCGAAGAAAACGGTCTTGATTTCGGGCGGCAGCCGCGGACTTGGATTTGCTATGGCTAAGCTTCTGATCAATGGTTCTGAAAAGATTGCGCCCAGCAACGTTGTTACGCTCTCGCGCTCGTTCACCGACGAACTTCGCGAGCTCGCTGAAACTCCAGAGGGTAAGTCCTCGCTCGCAGTGATGCAGGGCGATGTGACGAGCTTAGAGGACaacaagcgcgccgtccaaaAGGCAGTTTCCGAATTTGGACAGCTCAATGCGCTTATCTTAAACGCGGGAATCCTTTGTGCAGACAAATTGGCAGATCTGGTGCGTGCCCTTGCAATACTGACCGCAGGAACACGAACGATTTATGCACGCCATCAATGTGAATACTGCGTCTTTGATTGTCACATTACAGGCATCTTTGCCGGAGCTGCGAAAGCAGCACGGAAACGTCGTGTTCGTAAGCAGTGGCTCAGCTGTCTCGGGGTCCAGTTCCTGGGGCGCGTACAGGTACGCAACCTTTCTTGCTGACAATAGCGCATCAAAGGCTGCAATGAACTCGATTGCACGCACGTTGGCAACGGAGGAGACGGAGGTGGCGTCTTTCCCAGTTCGACCTGGTGTTGTCGATACCAATATGCAGAGCGAAATTCGCAGTGCGGAGCACATTGCGCCCGAAATGCGTGCCAAGTTTGTGGAAATGCACAAAAACGGTAAGCTTCTTCCTCCTGAAAAGCCTGCACATGTGCTGGCAGCGCTGGCACTTGGCGGCACCAGGAACGAGCCGAAGAATGCACAAGGTGTTGAGATCGGCGCGACCGGCACATTCTGTTCGTGGGACGATGAGGCGCTGGCACAATACCAGCTTTAAATTTTATAACTGCTTGGTCGGACATGCCTTGTGAAACGCATGTATATGCGCACAACATGGCGCTTCACGATCGAGCACCTCCACTTTAGTGTCGTAGTATCTCCAACTTTTCCATGACGGTACGTGCAGCCACGCGTCGGAATGCTTCAGTCGCGTTAAGCACTGTTACAATATATCGTGTGTGGTTGCGCCAGGCGTCTCTGTTTGCATATACTTGGCGTGATCCGTACCTGTACGAGGCACACAAATGGATGGCGCGACGTGCAGTAGAAGCAATGCGCACAGAAAAGTCAGATTCTCTCAGCcggacgcgccgcgcaacgCTGTGTCATACAAAAATTCGTCAGCTAGCAGATGCCAATACAGGATGGCCGCATGCAGTTGAGCGAGCGCTTGACTTGGCGTATGGCCGTCGCGGCCCACTGAGACATGCAATGATGCAGGTACGATTTTACGCGCTTACAATAGACACTTGTCCCCCCACATCCGAGCCCCGCTGTCGGCGATGAGGAGAAGTACGCACCGCGGCAGCGTCTTCCCTGCATCTCACCCATTCTACGCACGCTGCTACTCActacggcgcagcgcggcgcaccggtCCGTGCGAGTGCGTTAGAATGTCCTACCAAGCTTGCAAACGCTCTCGATTCTGCTGCACGCGTGCCTGGGAAGTACGTGTCGCGCCGTAGAGTGGCAAACGCGCATTGGCAGTCACTTACTCTGCATATGGCAAAGTTGCGCGTTCCGCTCGGCTTGCAAATGACCAATGATCCAGAGTGGAATGATGCGCACACACGCCTCTATACTGGGATGGAAAAAAATGCCGCATCCCCGGGAACGACTGTGCCCAAGCGTCTACAAACATCGAAACAAGCGTCTACTACCCAGACAAGATTGGTTTCACACTTCCTtcgtgcggcacaagccCAGGCCTACACGATGGCTTCGGCTACCGCGGCACGTGTGCCAAAAACCCTGCGAAAGAATGGCTGGACACGAAAACGGAAAGCGTACACTGTATCGTCacgcgcacagcggcgcatgtggGCACGCATACTTGCGAAAAGTCCAATTCTGCGTTTTGAGGGCGCGGAGGATGCATCGAGCCGTGCACAAACCTTGCAATTTGCGAAAGAGCAACAGGAGCTGGCGCTCAAATCCAAGGCGCGGCCGTGGCGCGAATCTAATACGGGACTGCTTGTCTCCAAGGAGCTACATGCACTATCTCCCAAATCTCTACGCGTCACTTTCTCTTCACACGCGTTACATACCGccaaaggcgcgcgacgttcCCCACGTTCCGCCGCAAGCCCCGCCGAGAAGGCATGGCTTAGTGGATCACGTGATAGTTGAGATACTGTGCGCTGCCCATGCGGCGTTTCTTAGCgatgcttggcgcgcggtgtCTGTGGACGCCACGAGTATACCaaccgtgcgccgcacgggcgcatgtgcgctgtgcaaccCGATTATTTTCCTACTTAAATAACAGGCGTGAGCAGAAAGACGTGCCCCCTAACAAAACGCCGCGGATGGATGCGATGCCAGGGTTATTTTTTtcaaacgccgcgctgaaAGTTCGCGCAGATCCGACCGCGGTGCGCGAGTCGGTAGCAAAGATAGTTGCGGACAAATACAAGCCCGCGACCGATGACCCCATGTGTGTCGAGCTTCTCCCTTCGGAGCCGGTAAAAACAATCAAGGACAATATACCGCCGCCAGGCTACGTTGAGCAGCGAAGACCGACTGTGCTGAGCACGCTGCGAGTGTACCGCCAGCTATCCAAATTAAGACTGACATTTCTTGTTGTACTCACGGGTATGATGGGATACGTTCTTTGTCCTGCATCATGTGCGGCAGCAACGACGATCCCTCCCGTCGTACGGCTGCTGGCACTCGCCAGCGGGATTGCACTCTGTTCCACCTCGGCAAACACACTTAATCAAATTTTCGAGGCACCGTATGATGCACAGATGGCGCGAACCAAGGCGCGGCCATTGCCGCGGCGGGCCGTATCGCCGGGGCACGCTTACGGCTTTGCACTTGCCAGCGGTCTTAGCGGCGTCACAATCCTCGTAACGCTAATCAATCCACtcactgcggcgctgggtgcACTCAATATCGTGCTCTACTCTTTTATGTACACGCCTATGAAACGCCTCAGTATTGCGAATACGTgggtcggcgcgctggttGGTGCGTTGCCGCCCCTCATGGGCTGGGCTTCATGTACAGGGACGTTGAGCAATCCAGCCGATGCTTCAGCGTGGGTGCTTGCAGGGATCTTGTTTGCTTGGCAATTCCCGCATTTTAATGCACTCTCGTACGTGACTGGAAACGAGTATGCTCGCGGTGGGTACCGGATGATGGCCGTAACGAATCCGGCGCTGAACCGGCGCGTTGCACTACGCTACGCAATCGCGCTCATCCCACTTTGCTCTGTTGCTCTGCCTTTGACACAGACAGTACAGCCAATGTTGTACGCGACACTAAGCCTGATTCCCAACTTACTGTTCACCTACTACACGGCGCGATTTTGGCGCATCCCAAATGAAAAgacggcgcgtgcgtgcTTCTGGTTTAGTCTTGTGCATTTGCCTGCAGTAATGCTGCTTGCGATGTCTTGTAAATACGAGTTGTGGCAGGACTGGTTCACGGAACGGTATATAGCGTAGATCATGACGCGGGACGCAATACTACGGAATCACACAATGTATTCAAGCCGCGCTGCCATACTTGTGTATCCCATTCGTAGCCACCAGCGCGATATTGCGACACTGCACTAGCGTCGACAAGTTCGGGCCGCAGCCATGGATCGACGTAACCATCGCCGCCAAGACCGCCAAGTTTGGCAGGGGTATTGCGCACTGTGCAAAGATCGCTGCCGTCACGCAGCGTTGCAAATGGGCCACAAAAATCAGATGCCAATACCTTGCGGATATACTCTGTTTCAAGGGGGGTATAGGTGGTGCGTGGCGCAACCcgtttttgcagcgcctcttCGTACTGCTGCATTCGTGTCTGTTCCTTTTCTTCGCGTAATGCGGCTTCTTTCGCTCGCTTGTCTATACGTCGTTGACGCTCCTTCACCACTTCTTCAATGCTGGTTCCGTTCGTAAGCATCGCCATCATTTCTTTTTcatctgcatcgcgcgcagcttgctcgcgctcttgctCTTCCATCACACGTTTCGTGCGCATCTGGCGTTCCTGCTTCGCGGCCTCGTCTGCTTGATGCTGACGCTGTGATTCTTGCTCTCGAAATTGTAAATGGGCGGCAATCTGTGCTTTATTCAGCGCCTCGtactgcgcaaggcgcgcttgggTATGCTCGACATCAACCTTATTGACAAGGTTAAACGTAATTTCCTCAAATTCTTCCAAGTAGTCATTGTATGCTTTCAATGAAGGAAATTCGTTTGGTTTACGATTGAACAGCTTTGATACACGCTTCCGCACATCGACCTCCTCTTCCACACGCAAATCTTGGAACGTCTGTGCACTAAattgctgcttgcgcacaatCTGGCCACACT
This is a stretch of genomic DNA from Malassezia vespertilionis chromosome 1, complete sequence. It encodes these proteins:
- the DAM1 gene encoding DASH complex subunit dam1 (BUSCO:EOG09265J36; EggNog:ENOG503P44E; COG:S), with the translated sequence MASTPRKTSTPIRRISSGSFLPLGSRSQHPHTPLSFLADEALPILAEEMSALQENLQQTLEIQHALSTFNEGFATFLYGIKMNAFCVEWPEAPSEEDILRVQARRGMLWSLLTLALSAAVPMPAQVEYDAEADQTYRTDTDAESGPIRQRKQSVRQSTVPRAQQTAKESRALLRSSKSVSKSTTSTAPRRRKAFADQVLDTMPLEYRNGEQQREVVQSVILALLSASGTGLRVADIAKQPVLPAGKVNKALIALLAANHVVRASNNVWRRLST
- a CDS encoding uncharacterized protein (EggNog:ENOG503PM0A), encoding MLGFFTSARNGNLLSTTDSGSILREASPAAMTKQPYTLVFVSAGPLGVKRSDWQSWIMYFREAGYDCIDLNVELPKNPQKDVSNEKMLADEVTEQVRLSSLQRQPVVFLRDQGNAVVPSYLGTGGLFFGKRGPMSGLVMLHPDKTELVDGADWPSNTPVLVIPQTTSQAPEWADAMRGAKKATMMPDEWNEKEGLIKEVERWMRDAGL
- a CDS encoding uncharacterized protein (EggNog:ENOG503NZ6I; COG:Q), which encodes MAKKTVLISGGSRGLGFAMAKLLINGSEKIAPSNVVTLSRSFTDELRELAETPEGKSSLAVMQGDVTSLEDNKRAVQKAVSEFGQLNALILNAGILCADKLADLEHERFMHAINVNTASLIVTLQASLPELRKQHGNVVFVSSGSAVSGSSSWGAYSASKAAMNSIARTLATEETEVASFPVRPGVVDTNMQSEIRSAEHIAPEMRAKFVEMHKNGKLLPPEKPAHVLAALALGGTRNEPKNAQGVEIGATGTFCSWDDEALAQYQL
- the COX10_1 gene encoding heme o synthase (TransMembrane:9 (i72-97o103-124i144-166o172-189i196-215o227-253i274-293o299-317i329-347o); EggNog:ENOG503NXTP; COG:H; COG:I) — protein: MRHPTAVRESVAKIVADKYKPATDDPMCVELLPSEPVKTIKDNIPPPGYVEQRRPTVLSTLRVYRQLSKLRLTFLVVLTGMMGYVLCPASCAAATTIPPVVRLLALASGIALCSTSANTLNQIFEAPYDAQMARTKARPLPRRAVSPGHAYGFALASGLSGVTILVTLINPLTAALGALNIVLYSFMYTPMKRLSIANTWVGALVGALPPLMGWASCTGTLSNPADASAWVLAGILFAWQFPHFNALSYVTGNEYARGGYRMMAVTNPALNRRVALRYAIALIPLCSVALPLTQTVQPMLYATLSLIPNLLFTYYTARFWRIPNEKTARACFWFSLVHLPAVMLLAMSCKYELWQDWFTERYIA
- the TFB3 gene encoding TFIIH/NER complex subunit (COG:O; EggNog:ENOG503NYAM) — translated: MVSPCYHKMCESCIDRLFSLGPAACPECGQIVRKQQFSAQTFQDLRVEEEVDVRKRVSKLFNRKPNEFPSLKAYNDYLEEFEEITFNLVNKVDVEHTQARLAQYEALNKAQIAAHLQFREQESQRQHQADEAAKQERQMRTKRVMEEQEREQAARDADEKEMMAMLTNGTSIEEVVKERQRRIDKRAKEAALREEKEQTRMQQYEEALQKRVAPRTTYTPLETEYIRKVLASDFCGPFATLRDGSDLCTVRNTPAKLGGLGGDGYVDPWLRPELVDASAVSQYRAGGYEWDTQVWQRGLNTLCDSVVLRPAS